In Mycobacterium sp. Aquia_213, the sequence CACGTGGTGGAGGCGTTCACCTTCGAATTGGGCAAGGTCTACGAGCGGGACATCAAAGAGCGCGAACTGCAGGTGCTGGCCAACGTCGACACAGATCTGTGCGAACAGGTGGCCGCGGGTCTGGGTTTGGCGGCCCCGAAAGGCAAGCCCGCGGAGGACGTCGTCGTTTCGCCGGCGTTGGTGCAGATACTTGCCGAGCCCGGACCGATCGATGGACGCAAAATCGGCATCATCGCCGATGCGGGCTCCGACCTCGCCGGCGTGTCGAAGGTGGTGAAGTCGGCCGCCGGGCTCGGTGTCACCGCGCTGGTGATCGCCCCCGTCGGTGGCGTCTTGAAGGCTGGTCGTCGCAGCGTCACGGTGGACCGGACGCTGTTGACGGCGCGGTCGATCGAGTTCGACGCGCTCGTCGTGGCCGACGGTACGACCGCGACCGCCGATATCAAGCTGGTTGTCCTGCTTCAGGAAGCGTTCCGGCACTGCAAGGTAATCGCGGCGTGGGGCGACGGCGTCGCAATCCTGAGCGCGGCGGGGATCACTCCGGCGGACCCCGGGATAGAGATCGCCGACACGGTTGACGCGGCCTTCACCGCCGCGCTAGCCGCCGGATTGGGACTGCACCGCGCTTGGGACCGGGCCGGCCTGGTGATGACCTCGGCCGCGCCCCCAGCCGGCTGAGCAAGCCGGCGCGGACGCCCCGCAGAATGCTTACAGGACTTAGCAATTCACTCTGATGCCTTAGGAGACACTTGACATGAAGGCAGTCACCTGGCACGGCAAGCGCGACGTTCGCGTAGAGACTGTGCCGGATCCGATCATCGAAGAACCCACGGACGCGATCATCGAAATCACGTCCACCAACATCTGCGGGTCCGACCTGCACCTGTACGAAGTGCTAGGCGCCTTCATGAATCCCGGCGACATCCTGGGCCACGAACCGATGGGGATCGTCCGCGAAGTGGGTCGCGATGTGAACAACCTGGCGGTCGGCGACCGGGTCGTGATCCCGTTCCAGATCTCCTGCGGCAGTTGCTATATGTGCGACCAGCAGCTCTATACCCAATGTGAGACCACGCAGGTCCGCGACCAAGGGATGGGTGCTGCTCTATTCGGATACTCCGAGCTCTACGGCAAGGTCCCCGGCGGACAGGCCGAACTGCTTCGGGTGCCACAGGCTCAGTTCACCCACATCAAAGTGCCTGAGGGGCCGCCGGATTCGCGATACGTCTACCTGTCCGACGTCCTGCCGACCGCGTGGCAGGCCGTCGCCTACGCCGATATCCCTGACGGCGGGTCGGTGACCGTGCTCGGTCTCGGGCCGATCGGCGACATGGCTACGCGCATCGCCGCGCGCTTGGGCTACGACGTCATCGCGGTCGACCGGGTCCCGGAACGATTGGCCCGAGCCGCGGCCCGCGGCTACCGCACCGTCGATCTGGAACAGGCCGGTGACAAGGTCGGTGACCTGATCCGCGATCTCACGCACGGCCGCGGCACCGACTCGGTGATCGACGCTGTCGGGATGGAGGCGCACGGATCACCGGTCGCCAAGCTGGCCCAACATGTGACGGGCCTGCTGCCCGACGCATTGGCAAAACCGATGATGCAGAAGGCAGGTATCGACCGCCTCGGTGCGTTGTATTCCGCGATCGACATCGTCCGCCGCGGCGGCACGATTTCCTTGATTGGGGTGTACGGCGGAATGGCCGACCCCATACCGATGCTCACCTTGTTTGACAAGCAAATCCAGTTACGAATGGGTCAGGCCAACGTCAAGAAGTGGGTGGACGACATCATGCCGCTGCTGGTTGACGACGACCCGCTGGGTGTCGACAGCTTCGCCAGCCACACCCTGCCCTTGGCCGAGGCGTCGCACGCCTACGAGATCTTCCAGAAGAAGCAGGACGGCGCGGTCAAGATCATCCTTAAACCCTGAGCGGGAAACGCCCTGTGCTTCAGTCGAATTCGCTCGCCTGGTGTTGTGAATTAATGTTCCCCTAAAGCCTACGCCGCCGGGATTGCCCCCAGCGTCACGGGAATCGCCATGTCAGATGTACGAACTACCGGCCCGCAGCGTCGAGCTGGCCTTGGGTCGCCTGCAGCAACTCCTCCCAGGACCTCTCGAATTTCTCGACCCCGTCGTTCTCCAGCGCCAGGAACGCATCACGCAGGTCGATACCGACGGCCTCGAGGTTGTCGAACACCGACTGGGCGGCCTCGGATGTCCCGGTGACGCTATCGGCGGTAATGACTCCGTGGTCGGCGACGGCGTTAATCGTCTTCTCCGGCATGGTGTTAACGGTGTTCGGGCCGATGAGTTCGGTGACGTAGAGGGTGTCGGAGTAGTCGGGATTCTTCACACCGGTCGATGCCCACAGCGGGCGCTGCACCCGAGCTCCATCACCCTTGAGAGCTTCGTAGCGGTCGCCACCTTCAAAGACCTCTTGGTACGCGGCGTAGGCCAGTCGGGCGTTGGCCACCCCGGCTTGGCCGCGCAGCGCCACAGCCTCACTTGTGCCGATGGCTTCCAGGCGTTGGTCGATTTCGGTGTCCACCCGGGAGACGAAGAATGATGCGACGGAGTGGATGGTGGACAGGTCGTGTCCCGCCGCTTTGGCGGTTTCCAAACCGGCCAAGTAGGCGTCCATCACGAGCTTGTGCCGCTCGACGGAGAAGATCAGCGTGACGTTGACCGAGATGCCTTGTCCGATCACGGCGGTGATCGCCGGCAGGCCGTCTTCCATCGCGGGAATTTTGATGAACAGGTTGGGCCTGTCGACGATCTTCCACAGCTCGACGGCTTGCGCGATGGTTTTGTCGGCATCGTGCGCGAGCCGCGGATCGACCTCGATGGAGACTCGGCCGTCGACACCGTCCGAGGCCTTCCATTGCGGCGTGAGCAGGTCGCATGCCGAACGCACGTCATTGGTGGTCACCGCGCGAACGGTCGCCTCGACGTCGGTGCCGTGCTTCGCCAGTTCTGAGACTTGAGCGTCATAGGCGTGACCCTGGGACAGAGCTGCCTGGAAAATCGACGGATTGGTGGTCACGCCGACGACGCATTTCGTGTCGATCAGCTCGGCGAGGTTGCCGGACGACAATCGCTCTCGGGACAGGTCGTCCAGCCATACCGATACCCCGGCCGCGGATAGAGCGGCGAGGTTGGGGTTCTGAGTCATCTTCGTTACGTGCCTTCCTAGCGACGAGAACTGTTGTATTACAGGTATTTCCGCTCAACCAGTCAAGCCCCCGCCAGAGCGTGACGCTGCTGGCGGGGGCGACACTGAACGCAGGAGCTACGCGACCCGCCCGCGTGTTGCGGCAGGTCCGGCGACGACACCGGTGTCAGCGTGGTTGCGGCGCTTCAGTCCGGCGAGTCCGAACAAACCCGTCAGGCCGAGAAGCCCCCACAGCCCTGTCTTGTCGCTGTGTTCTTCGGTGTTGTTGTTATTGCTGTTGTCCGCCAACGTCGTTGTGGTGGACGAAGGCATTGGTGCACTGGCTACGGTGGCGTTAGCAACGCCTGCCCCGCCGAACAACAGGGCCCCCGAGGCAGAAATTACCGCAATGGTCTTACGCATGTTTACTCCTGACTGGTTTTCTCGATCGACAACGAGCTGGGCTGACCGAGAGCGAATTCGCGAACCAGTGTGTTCTAGTCCATGCGAAGGCGATGGAAGCAAAACTTCAGCATCGCAATGGATAACGTACCCAGCGAGAGGCTGCCGAAACGCACCACCGAGGCAGTTTTCGCCGCGTCGCCGCTGTTGAAGCCTATCTGGCGCTGGTGGTGGACCAAAGCGCCAGCGCTGTCGGAGGATTCAGTTGCTGTCGTTGCGCGTTTCTATGACACGGTTGGCAACTTCGGCAAGTTTGGTTTGACTCTCCTGCGATAGCAGTCGCAACATCTCGAACGCACGCACGTCATCGACGCCGTAACGCTCCATGATGATGCCTTTGGCTTGACCAATACGGTCTCTGGTCGACAACGCCACTTGCATCTGCTCGCCGTGACGCGTGGCCAAAATCCCTGCGGCACCATGGGCGGCAAGCACTGCGCCGGTGGTCTCGGCATCGGTGTCCCAGGCGTTGGCCCTGAACGAAAACAAGTTCAGCGCGCCGGCCGTGCGGTCTGCGGTGTACAGCTTGAAAGACAGGCCACTCAGCACGCCAAGCTTCACAGCCGCAGGTGCATACCGTGGCCAGCGCGACTCCGTACGGAGATCGTCACTTCGCACCACCGTTTCCTGAAGAGCGGCCTCGGCGCAGGGCCCTTCGCCGAAATCGTGCTGCAGCCTGTCGAGTTCGGCAGCCAAACCGGCGGTATCTGCCAAAGACTCGAAATCTCCGCCCTTTTTCACGAGCAGAATTCCCGAAACATCGGCTCCTGGTATTAGCTCCACGGCCGTCGCGGTTACATCGTTGAGTATCTGCTCGAGAGTGCGAGGCGCGGCAATCATGCGTGCAAGCTCGGCCATCCGCACAGCGAGGTCGTGCCGGCGGGTCGGGTTGGAAGCGTCCATGTGATCCGTTTACCCACGATTTAACCGGCAACGCGACCAGCCATCGGAAACTCATCGACGGATGCCACGGGAGCACGTGCACTTCGGGCCTCTGTCACGGCACCGTGATGCGCCGCCTGCAGGTCACGGGTTCATTACGATCAACATTGCGGTTTCGTAAGGAGCTCTTCGTCTTTCTAAGAAATCTCAGCAAATGGTGAGCATATTTTGTTGTGCGCGTGACACATGGGCCCGCTGTGGTGGCGGCAGCCCGCGTTAAGTGGCGATGAAAGGTTCGCGTGTTCGTTCCATGCGAACGCCGCCTTATCTGCTCCCGCTACTTTGGATTCCGGGACGAGCAGTGTTCCCGGCAATCAGTCCAGATCAATGCGAAGGACAACACTGATCATGAAAATCAGCAGTATCGTCGCGCGCCGGCAGCTAGCCGGCGTCAGCGCCGGGTGTCTGCTCGGGGGAATGGCGATGGGGATCGCCGCTGCACCGCTGGCGGCCGCAGCACCTGACTGCAGTCCCAGCGGTGTGAACGCCACCGTTTCCTCAGCGACCGGCTCGGCACAGCAGTACCTCGCCGGGCATCCGGAGGCCAATCAGGTGGTCATGGCGGCCTACGGCCAGCCGGCTCCACAGGCCGCGTCCAGCCTGCGCGGCTACTTCACCGCGCATCCGAACGAGTACTACGACCTGCGCGGCATCCTGGCGCCGATCGGCGACACCGAACGGCAATGCAATGTGACTGCGCTGCCAGCAAATCTAGAGTCGGCCTACCACGAGTTCATGGCTGGCTGATCCCGCCCCGAGCGACCCGCCACGATGCTGTGGCGGGTCGTTCTGCGTTGGGGTGCAACGCATTACGGACGATCTAATACCGCCACCGAGGCCTCAGCGATCGACCCCTTCATGACCGGAGCGGACCAGCGCGTTGCCGGGAAGCAGAAACCCGGGCAGCTCGAGCTTTCGGACCGCCCGTAGCGCCCCTGAAGGGACTACCCGTTTGAAGAAGACACCGGCGTCGAACGCAGTGCGTACTTCCTTGACGTAGGAACTCGGGATGCCGAATCGGATCAGGCCTTGGCTGACGTCGACGAGGTCAGCCCGCCGAAAGGTCTCTACCAGCGCTGCGTGGGGTCGGGCCGGACCGTACCTGGAGAGTCGATGATGTTCGGCAATGACGAGCGCCAGTTCGTCGGACCAATTCTCCCGGCCGGTCTCTCGCAGCCACGCGTCCTGCGTCTCGATCGACGGCACTAGATAGTCGAGCGTGTCGAACGCGGCCAGGTCATGAAACGCTGCGGCGATCGCGAGCTTGTCGTCGCGGTCGGGTACGGATGGAGCGAGCGCGCGGGCGAAGTTCACGATGCGGTAAACGTGCGCTTTGTAGGCGTCGTAGCCGGCGTCGTCGCCGCGAGCGTGCTGGCGGTGAGACTCGAGGATCTCGTCGGCCAGGGGCAAGCTGCGGAGAATCTCCGGCGTGGTCACGGCTTGAGCGTACGTGCGGTCCCGCCGTCCTCCACTGGTCATACTGCCGGGAATCGAAACCGACGCGTTAACACCGGGTCAAAACGTCCAACTCTTTTTCGGGTCGATGACGCTACGCAAGCGTCCCCTATATGTGAGCATGTCCGGCGTGGGCACGCATCGATCGACTCGACTCGCGGGTTGGGCATGCGGTATGGGCCGCGCCGGCAGGGCAAGGGTCGCGCTGGCGGTGATGCTAGCGATGTCGAGCGCGGCCTGCGGGTATTCGAATTCACCCCCTAACGCCAGCCCGTCGTCGGCGGCGGCGCCGACCACGGTGGCCCATGATCCGGCACAGTATTCGGCGGGCCCTTGCCCGGCCACGCCGCAGCCCGTCCCCGAACTGCAACGGGCGCACTGCGGGGTGCTGGTGGTTCCCGAGAACCGCACCAAGCCCGGCGGGCGCACTCTGCGGTTGCCGGTGGCCGTCATTCCCGCGGAAACCCAGCCGGCGGCCGCGGACCCGATCGTCTTCCTTTACGGCGGGCCGGGCGGGGACGCGATTCTGAATGCCCCCGGCTCCGAGGGTCCTAGCTTCAACCACAATCGGGACATCATCCTGATGTCGCAACGCGGCACCCACTCGGCGCAGCCCTCGCTGACCTGTCCGGAACTCGATCAGTTCATCGCTCGCCGAGTGGGTTTGGTATACGACGCTCCGTCGACCGGCGACGAATATGTGAAGGCCGTGAAGGCGTGCCACGACCGATTGGCCGGCGGCGCCGACCTGTCCGCATTCAATTCCATCGAGAGCGCCCATGACCTGATCGATCTGCGCAACGAGCTGCACATCAATCAATGGAATGTGTTCTCGCACTCCTACGGCACCGAGCTGGCATTGATCTACGCCCGCATGGATCGACAGGGCATGCGGTCCTTGGCTCTGGACGGATTGACACCGCCCTCACTCGCATCGCCAGCGTGGACCTGGGGCAGCGCGCGAGAAGCATTCGACAACATGATGAGTGCGTGCACAGTGCAGCCGGCGTGCCAAGCGCGCTATCCCGGACTTGGCGACGCCATCATCGGGCAGCTCAATCAACTTGAGGCACATCCGGTTACCACCACCGTCAAAGTCGACGGAGTTGGTGACACCAAGGTGGTCATCGACGGTGGGGCTTTATTCAGCAGCTGGCTGGTCCCCCTGGGCACCCACTTTCCTGCTGACGTGCCTGCCGCGATTGACGAACTCGCGCACGGCAATCCGACGCGCATCGCTCAGCGTCTGGCGAATACCTATGCCAATCCCAATGCCGTCGGGATCATGGCTTGGGGCCTCACCCTCAGCGTCTGGTGCAGCGAGTGGATTCCGTTCGAGTCCGAAGCCGACCAACTCCAAGCGGCCCGGCATAGTTTTGCCGCGTTGCCCGACTCGATGCGGGCCCAGGCGCCGCAACTGCCCTTTTTGCGCAAGGCGTGCGAGGCATGGAACGTGCCCGCGGCCTCCGAATGGGTCCGGGGGGTCACTGACAGCGACGTCCCGGCGCTAGTGCTGTCAGGCAGCTACGACGGGCAAACGGGAGCTGCGTCGGGTCAGTATGTCGCCCAGCGTCTTTCGCATTCCACCGTGGTGACGGTCCCGGGCGTTGCGCACGGGATCTACGTCGATCCCTGTGGAGCCGCGGTCGTCAATTCGTTTTTCGACAATCCAGGGCGGCCCGACACCGGCTGTGTCAACACGACACATCCGCCGGACTACTCCGTCAATCCCCCGCCATCGTGACGCCGGCACCGCAGGCATCGCGGCGCGCCGTGCTGGGTGGGGCCCTAGCGGGAGCCGCGGCTCTGGCACTGTCGTCGTGTTCGTCTAAGCCGTCATCCGCGCCGACGACCAGCAGCACGGCGACCGGCCTCAATGCGTCGTTTGACGAGCTGGGCGCCAAGATCAACGCGGGCATGAAGGCCTACGCGATTCCGGGTGTCGCGGTTGCGATTTGGACCGGCGGGCAGGAATACGTCAAGGGCTACGGCATCACCAATATCGACCATCCGACACCTGTTGACGGCGACACTGTCTTCCGAATCGGTTCCACCACAAAGACATTCACTGGTACGACGATGATGAGGTTGGTAGATCAGGGCAAGGTGGATCTGGACGTGCCGGTGCGCCACTATATCCCTGACTTCGCGGTGGCCGACGCGTCCGTCGGCGCCACGGTGACGGTGCGCCAACTGCTCAATCACACCTCAGGCTGGAACGGTGATGATGTGCAGGACTTCGGGCGCGGCGATGACGCGCTGACGCGCTACGTCGGCTCGATGACGCGACTAACGCAGCTGACTCCTCCCGGCAGCGTCTTCGCTTACAACAATGCAGGTTTGGTGGTGGCGGGGCGGATCATCGAGCTGGTCAACGGATCGACGTACGAGGCGGCGGTGCAGGACTTGCTGCTCGACCCGCTGCAACTGGGCCGCACGCACTACTTCTCAGATCAGATCATCGGCCTCAACGTCGCGGCGGCGCACAATGTGGTCGACGGCAAAGCGGTTGTCGACACCGACTTTTGGGCCTTCCCCCGCAGCTGCAACCCCACCGGCGGGTTGATGTCCACCGCGCGAGACCAGCTGCGCTACGCGCGGTTTCACCTCGGCGACGGAACGGCACCCAATGGCACCCGGCTGCTGAGTCAGCAAGCGCTGCTGGCGATGCGCTCGAACCCGGGCGCCGGCGGAACACTGCAGGTAGAGCTCACCGGGATGGGCGTGACGTGGATGCTGCGGCCCTCCGCCGAGAACGTGACCATCGTCCAGCACGGCGGCACCTGGAGCGGGCAGCGGTCGGGATTCTTCCTGGTGCCCGATCGCAACTTCGCCATGACCGTGCTCACCAACTCCGAGAGCGGATCCCAGCTGACGACCGACCTTTTCGCCGGCGACTGGGCGTTGCACAGCTTCGCCGGGATCACCAACCTGCCGGCATCACCGCGACATCTCAGCGACGCCGATCTGACACCCTATCTAGGGCGGTACATCGCCCAACAGATCACCGAATCGGGCGACCTGGAGCAAGCTGTCATCGACTTCCGGGCAGGGGACGGTCAACTCGTCGGCATCATGGGCGATGGCAAGGCCAACAACGCCCCGGACGACCAGAACAGCACCAAAATGGGCCTCACCTTCTATCGGCCCGACTACGGACTCGACCTCGGAGCCGATAACAAACCCACAGGTACGCGGTCCAATTTCGTTCGCGGCCCGGACAACAACGTCGCCTGGTTCCGCTACCACGGACGCCTGTTCCGACGCCAGTAGAAGTGAGGCGGAGATGGCGGACGGGCGATGTTTGACCTGATCGTGCGCGGTGCCCGCTTCGGCACTGCCGACGGGCTGCGATCGCCGAGCTTGCGCAGCCGTTATGGGGCCTCAAGGCCGGGCGTATGACCTTCCGGCGCGAGCGCCCGATGCTGCTGCCGCCGGGTTAGTGGCCGGCCTCGATGGCGGCAACAGTCGCCGCCGCATCGGACCCACAGATGTGTTGGAGGTTCACGGGTCCCACGGCCTGTAGATCGTTGATGCGCCGCTTGAGATCCCCCGACGAAAGATGGGCGTACAGGTTTGCGCCCGGACATGACGTTGCGGCCAGGTCGCGGTGGCCAGCCAGGGTGTCGGTGGCGATGTGAAAGGTTTGGGTGGCCCAGGCGAACGCCAAAGCGGCCGAGTGGAGTTGGGCCTCCGGGACGACTTCTTGGTCGAAGTCTCCTTCGCAGAGGACCAAGAAGTGGCCTGTCGTGTCGTAGTCCGTTGCGGTGTCACCCGCGATCTGTGGCGTGCGCAGTTCGTAGATGTTGCCGTCGCGGTCGATGCCGACGTGATAGGCGATGTCGACCCATCCCTTTTGGTCTTGGTGGTAGCGCTGATCTTGGCGGAGGCGCCCCGGGGCGTTGCGGTTGTCGCCGAGGACGACGGCCTCGTGATGCAGGGTCATGCGAGTGATGGTGTGCGACCTCCCACCGGGGCGGGCGGGACGAGCACCCCAGGCATCCCGGCACAACATCTCGGCCGACGCTGCGCTTACTGCGCGCGCGGGTGCGGACGTTGGCGCAGCAGACGAAAGCGCGGGCGCGATCGGCGAAGGCGGCGCCCCTGGCAGACTCGGGCGAGGGGCGAAACCGGCTACCGATTCCGAGCACCCGCCCACGAGCGCTGCGGCCCCTGCGCCACCGACCAGCCGGAGCAACCCTCGCCGGCTGATCGGCTCGGGGCCGGCGCCGCGCCGACCGGAAGAGACAGTGTCCACTACGGACACCATACGAAGCTCCCACGGCCGCCGGGGATGCAACGGCGAAACGCGACTGACCCCGACCAGCTACCAGTTGCTCGGCGAGTAATCCTTCAGGAAACAGCCGCGCAGATCTTCGCCGGCCTCCCCACGAACGATCGGGTCGTACACGCGGGCGGCACCGTCGACGAGGTCGAGCGGGGCGTGAAACCCCTCCTCGGCTAGCCGCAGCTTCGTCGGGTGTGGACGCTCGTCGGTGATCCACCCCGTATCGACGGCGGTCATCAAAATGCCGTCCTGCTCTAGCATTTCGCCGGCGCTGGTGCGGGTGAGCATGTTCAGGGCGGCCTTCGCCATGTTGGTGTGCGGATGCCCCGGACCCTTGTATTTGCGGCTGAACTGCCCCTCCATCGCAGACACATTCACGACGTACTTGCGGCGGGCAGGTGAAGCGGCCATCGCCGGACGCAGCCGGCTCACCAGAATGAACGGCGCGGTCTGGTTGCACAGCTGAACCTCGAGCAGCTCCATCGGGTCGACCTCGTGCACGCGCTGAGTCCAACTGTTGATGGCTGCGATATCGGGCAGCAGGCCACCGGCGTCGATTGCGGTGCCCGCCGCGATCCGGTCCGGCGACGCGCTTCGAGCGGCGAGGGCCAATTCGGTTACGGCGTGCGGAGTTTGGTGCTCTGCGAGGCTTCCGGCAAGTGCCGCGGGATGGGCGTCGCTGACGCGGTCGAATGTGATCACGTCGACGAGTTCCGGCGCCGGGGTGCGCTCGGCCTCGACGAGCGCCGCGTACGAGCCGGGGGCTCGGCGAACTGTCTGAGCGGCGTTGTTAATCAGGATGTCCAGCGGGCCCTGCCCGGACACGGTGTCCGCGAGCGCGACGACCTGAGCCGGGTCGCGTAGGTCGATGCCCACGACGTGTAGCCGATGCAGCCAGTCGGCGCTATCGGGCATCGTGGCGAAGCGGCGCACGGCGTCGTTCGGAAAGCGGGTGGTGATCGTCGTGTCGGCGCCGTCGCGGAGCAGCCGCAGCGCGATGTACATGCCGATTTTGGCGCGGCCACCCGTGAGCAGGGCGCGCCTACCGGTGAGGTCGGTGCGCGCATCGCGCTTGGCCCGGTTGAGCGTGGCGCACCCCGGGCACAGCTGGTGGTAGAAGGCGTCGACCACCGTGTAATGGTTCTTGCAGATATAGCAGGCGCGTGAGCGGCGCAACGTGCCCGCGGAAGCGCCGATCGCAGTCGACACCAACGGCAGGCCCTGAGTCTCGTCGTCGATGCGGCCGGGCGCGCCGGTCGCGGTAGCGGCGACAACGGCGCGGTCAGCGGCTGCCACCGCGTCGCGCTTCGCATCGCGGCGGGCCTTCTTGACTGACTTGAATATGTGCGCCGTGGCCCGACGCACCGTGACGGCATCGGGGTGCTCGGGCGGCAACGACTCGATGTCGGCCAGCACCTGTAGGCAAATGTCGAGCTTGTCGGGGTCGATCGCGTTCACGTGGGAAGACTACGGCGTTCGTCGTGTCAGCCGCATACGGCATCGCGGCGCGGACGGCGAGGTCGCGGATCGGCGCGGCGGTAGATTGCCTGGGTGAGCGATGACCGGGTTTCTGTTCAGATCAGCGCCAGCGGCGTAGCCGATGTAGCGATGGTTCGCGCCAGCAAGCACAACGCGCTCGACCAGCCGATGTTCGAAGGGCTGATCAAGGCCGCCGAGCAGGTGGCTTCCGATGCGTCGATCCGCGCCGTGGTCCTTCATGGCGAGGGCAAAAGCTTCTGTTCGGGGCTGGACGTCGCCAGTTTCATGGCGGGAAGCGGGGGTACCGGTGTCCTGCTTTCTCGTGACGAAGGCCGGCTCGCGAATTTCGCTCAACGGGTGGCCTACGACTGGTCGCTCGTGCCGGCCCCGGTGATTGCCGCGATTCACGGCAACTGCTTCGGCGGCGGTCTGCAGATCGCACTCGGCGCCGACATTCGGATCGCGGCACCGGACTCGAAGCTGTCCATCATGGAGATCAAATGGGGACTCGTGCCGGATATGGGAATCACGCAGTCACTGCCGCGGCTGCTACCGATCGACGTCGCCAAGGAATTGACGTTCAGCGGGCGAATCGTCTCCGGCAGTGAGGGATTCGCGCTGGGGTTGGTCACCCGCACTGCAGCGGATCCGCTGGCTGCGGCACTGGAGTTGGCCGCGGAGATCGCGGGGAAGTCGCCCGACGCCGTCCGCGCCGCCAAGCGGCTCTATGACCAGACCTGGCCCGGAAACGACCCCGCGGGCGCGCTGACCTTGGAATCCGAGCTGCAATCTGGGCTGATCGGTTCACCCAACCAGATCGCGGCGGTCACCGCCGGGATGTCCGGAGAGCCGCCGGTTTTCACCGATCCGACATCGTGAACTGAGGCCCAGGCAGGCGAAT encodes:
- a CDS encoding SDR family oxidoreductase translates to MNAIDPDKLDICLQVLADIESLPPEHPDAVTVRRATAHIFKSVKKARRDAKRDAVAAADRAVVAATATGAPGRIDDETQGLPLVSTAIGASAGTLRRSRACYICKNHYTVVDAFYHQLCPGCATLNRAKRDARTDLTGRRALLTGGRAKIGMYIALRLLRDGADTTITTRFPNDAVRRFATMPDSADWLHRLHVVGIDLRDPAQVVALADTVSGQGPLDILINNAAQTVRRAPGSYAALVEAERTPAPELVDVITFDRVSDAHPAALAGSLAEHQTPHAVTELALAARSASPDRIAAGTAIDAGGLLPDIAAINSWTQRVHEVDPMELLEVQLCNQTAPFILVSRLRPAMAASPARRKYVVNVSAMEGQFSRKYKGPGHPHTNMAKAALNMLTRTSAGEMLEQDGILMTAVDTGWITDERPHPTKLRLAEEGFHAPLDLVDGAARVYDPIVRGEAGEDLRGCFLKDYSPSNW
- a CDS encoding crotonase/enoyl-CoA hydratase family protein, with the protein product MVRASKHNALDQPMFEGLIKAAEQVASDASIRAVVLHGEGKSFCSGLDVASFMAGSGGTGVLLSRDEGRLANFAQRVAYDWSLVPAPVIAAIHGNCFGGGLQIALGADIRIAAPDSKLSIMEIKWGLVPDMGITQSLPRLLPIDVAKELTFSGRIVSGSEGFALGLVTRTAADPLAAALELAAEIAGKSPDAVRAAKRLYDQTWPGNDPAGALTLESELQSGLIGSPNQIAAVTAGMSGEPPVFTDPTS